In Zingiber officinale cultivar Zhangliang chromosome 1A, Zo_v1.1, whole genome shotgun sequence, a genomic segment contains:
- the LOC122023572 gene encoding chorismate synthase 1, chloroplastic-like, with amino-acid sequence MASSESFVGLRRADGVCGIGLRQVSGLRRPFSSSAAQISICRRSYLPPKRLEVRAGGDKFGKHFEVSTYGESHGGGVGCVISGCPPRIPLSEEDLQFELDRRRPGQSRITTPRKETDTCRILSGIYDGMTTGTSICVFVPNTDQRGHDYSEMSMAYRPSHADATYDFKYGLRAVQGGGRSSARETIGRVAAGAIAKKILKMYAGTEILAYVSQVHKVVLPEGVVDNETVTLDQTESNIVRCPDQEYAQKMIEAIDDVRVKGDSVGGVVTCIARNVPRGLGCPVFDKLEADMAKAMLSLPATKGFEIGSGFAGTFLTGSEHNDEFYMDEHGNMRTRTNRSGGIQGGISNGETICIRIAFKPTSTIAKKQQTVTRDRHETELIARGRHDPCVVPRAVPMVEAMTALVLLDQLMAQTSQCGLFPANAALQQQIVQDPNRSLITP; translated from the exons ATGGCGTCTTCGGAATCATTCGTCGGGTTGAGGAGAGCCGACGGCGTCTGCGGCATCGGCCTCCGCCAAGTCTCTGGCCTTCGCCGTCCTTTCTCCTCCTCCGCTGCCCAAATTTCCATCTGCCGCCGGAGTTACCTTCCTCCCAAGAGGCTCG AGGTACGGGCTGGTGGAGATAAATTTGGAAAGCACTTTGAAGTTTCAACCTATGGTGAATCTCATGGAGGAGGTGTTGGTTGTGTTATTAGTGGATGCCCCCCAAGGATTCCTCTCTCCGAGGAGGATTTGCAATTTGAACTTGATAGAAG GAGGCCAGGTCAGAGCAGGATAACCACTCCAAGAAAAGAAACAGATACTTGTCGTATTCTCTCAGGAATATATGATG GAATGACCACTGGGACTTCTATCTGTGTATTTGTACCAAATACAGATCAAAGAGGGCAT GACTATAGTGAAATGTCAATGGCATACAGGCCTTCTCATGCAGATGCAACATATGACTTCAAATATGGTTTGAGAGCAGTACAG GGAGGTGGTAGATCATCAGCAAGAGAAACTATTGGTAGAGTTGCTGCAGGAGCTATTGCAAAAAAGATTCTTAAGATGTATGCAGGTACAGAG ATTTTAGCATACGTTTCTCAAGTTCATAAAGTTGTGCTTCCTGAAGGTGTTGTTGATAATGAGACAGTGACCCTTGATCAA ACTGAGAGTAACATTGTCAGATGTCCAGATCAAGAATACGCTCAAAAGATGATTGAGGCGATCGATGATGTGAGAGTTAAGGGAGACTCTGTTGGAGGCGTAGTAACTTGCATTGCTCGAAATGTTCCAAGA GGGCTTGGATGTCCAGTGTTTGATAAATTGGAAGCTGATATGGCAAAAGCTATGTTGTCTCTCCCTGCAACTAAGGGATTTGAAATTGGCAGCGGTTTTGCAG GTACTTTCTTGACTGGAAGCGAGCATAATGATGAGTTCTACATGGATGAGCATGGCAATATGCGGACAAGAACGAATCGGTCTGGCGGCATACAG GGAGGTATATCCAATGGAGAAACCATTTGCATTAGAATAGCTTTTAAACCAACGTCTACTATCGCG AAAAAACAGCAAACAGTAACAAGAGATCGACATGAAACTGAACTCATCGCAAGAGGCCGTCATGACCCTTGTGTTGTCCCTCGAG CGGTTCCGATGGTGGAAGCGATGACAGCTTTGGTGCTGTTAGATCAACTGATGGCGCAAACATCGCAATGCGGATTGTTTCCTGCCAATGCTGCTCTTCAGCAACAAATTGTTCAAGATCCAAATAGATCTTTAATCACCCCCTAG